One stretch of Lysobacter sp. TY2-98 DNA includes these proteins:
- a CDS encoding nucleotide pyrophosphohydrolase → MNFSDLQQQALKLNALYEQLEVKRWGRVWTTQELALGFMGDVGDLAKLVQAHAGVRTIEDHQAKLGHELSDCLWSIMVLANKCGVDLEEQFIRNTREICEYVEGELAK, encoded by the coding sequence ATGAACTTCAGCGACCTCCAACAACAAGCCCTTAAGCTCAACGCCCTCTACGAACAACTCGAGGTCAAGCGCTGGGGTCGCGTGTGGACCACTCAGGAATTGGCGCTCGGCTTCATGGGAGACGTCGGCGATCTCGCGAAGTTGGTCCAGGCGCACGCGGGCGTCCGCACGATCGAGGACCATCAGGCCAAGCTCGGCCACGAGTTGTCCGACTGCTTGTGGTCAATCATGGTTCTGGCCAACAAGTGTGGCGTCGATCTTGAAGAGCAGTTCATCAGGAACACTCGCGAGATCTGTGAATACGTAGAAGGCGAGCTCGCCAAGTAA